A single genomic interval of Helianthus annuus cultivar XRQ/B chromosome 13, HanXRQr2.0-SUNRISE, whole genome shotgun sequence harbors:
- the LOC118485864 gene encoding ATP synthase epsilon chain, chloroplastic: protein MTLNLCVLTPNRIVWDSEVKEIILSTNSGQIGVLPNHAPIATAVDIGILRTRLNDQWLTMALMGGFARIGNNEITVLVNDAEKSSDIDPQEAQQTLEIAEAALRKAEGKRQTIEANL from the coding sequence ATGACCTTAAATCTTTGTGTACTGACCCCTAATCGAATAGTTTGGGATTCAGAAGTGAAAGAAATCATTTTATCTACTAATAGTGGACAAATTGGCGTATTACCAAATCACGCTCCTATTGCCACAGCAGTAGATATAGGTATTTTGAGAACACGCCTTAACGACCAATGGCTAACGATGGCTCTGATGGGCGGTTTTGCTAGAATAGGTAATAATGAAATCACTGTTTTAGTAAATGATGCAGAGAAAAGTAGTGACATTGATCCACAAGAAGCTCAGCAAACTCTTGAAATAGCAGAAGCTGCTTTGAGAAAAGCTGAAGGAAAGAGACAAACAATCGAGGCAAATCTATAA